The Methylomonas sp. UP202 DNA window CGAAACCCGGTTCGCCCAACTCGAATCCGGTAAAGTTAAGGCCGTTAGCTGGGAAGAAATCAAACTCGGGCTGAAAAGAAAGGCATGACACGCCTACTTTTTCATCCTGAAGTCGAACTGGAAATCCAGGCATCTTATTTCTGGTATGAGGCACAGGCGGAAGGCTTGGGCGACGGCTTCGTGAGCGAGCTTGAAAATGCCTATCAAGCCATCCTGGAACTTCCGGTCGTCTGGCCCATTTTCAAGGATAAATTTCGGCGCTACATCTTGGCTCGCTTCCCTTTCTCGGTGATTTATCGACAATCTTCCGACACGGTTTTCGTGGTCGCCGTCATGCACCATAGCCGAAAGCCAAACTACTGGCGAAACCGCACATAAACCGCAATACCGATTCGCCGATGGCAAAACCGGACAACCCATAAAACCGAAGCCTTTGCGGTTCCGGTGAAGGAAGATCAACAAATCTTGCCTTACAAAACGCTCAAGTCTCCCTGCTTCCGCCATGCTCCAGCAGTCGGATTAACTCCAGGCTGGCAGTCAGGGCTTTTAGGATAGCCGTGCAAACGGAGTCTAGGAGACAATCAATTTACAACCTAATGCTTCGACAATTTTGGCAACGGTTTCAAATCGGGGGTTACCGCCTTCCGCCAAGGATTTGTAAAGGCTGGCTCTAGTAACCCCAGCTTGCTTGGCAACTTCGCTCATACCTTTGGCGCGAGCGGCAATATTAAGTGCGTGTATAAAATCGGAAGGGC harbors:
- a CDS encoding type II toxin-antitoxin system RelE/ParE family toxin — its product is MTRLLFHPEVELEIQASYFWYEAQAEGLGDGFVSELENAYQAILELPVVWPIFKDKFRRYILARFPFSVIYRQSSDTVFVVAVMHHSRKPNYWRNRT
- a CDS encoding addiction module antidote protein, whose translation is MPETITAFDIAEHLETEADVREFLRETASNGSPSDFIHALNIAARAKGMSEVAKQAGVTRASLYKSLAEGGNPRFETVAKIVEALGCKLIVS